Proteins from one Rosa chinensis cultivar Old Blush chromosome 7, RchiOBHm-V2, whole genome shotgun sequence genomic window:
- the LOC112176449 gene encoding ubiquinol oxidase 2, mitochondrial translates to MMTMTGTQACRHMAKSATHVASARLFSTAARAATTNAPAAKQLSSIIIPLKDAAAGAWWNNGSIIYPFQRVRSGSTLALGRQEKQQEEADHSNSAVSVAGHGGGNKDNEEKAITSYWGVGPNKITKEDGTEWKWNCFRPWETYKADTSIDLQKHHVPTTLLDKMAYWTVKSLRWPTDLFFQRRYGCRAMMLETVAAVPGMVGGMLLHCKSLRRFEHSGGWIKALLEEAENERMHLMTFMEVAKPRWYERALVFAVQGVFFNAYFLGYMISPKFAHRMVGYLEEEAIHSYTEFLKELDKGNIENVPAPAIAIDYWQLPSNSTLRDVVTVVRADEAHHRDVNHFASDIHYNGRELKESPAPIGYH, encoded by the exons ATGATGACGATGACTGGCACGCAAGCGTGCAGGCACATGGCGAAGTCGGCGACGCACGTAGCAAGTGCGCGCCTCTTCTCCACGGCAGCCAGAGCTGCCACCACTAATGCGCCCGCGGCCAAACAATTGTCCTCCATAATCATTCCTCTAAAGGATGCGGCCGCGGGCGCATGGTGGAACAACGGCAGCATCATTTACCCCTTTCAGAGGGTACGCAGTGGTAGCACTCTGGCTCTCGGCCGTCAGGAGAAGCAGCAGGAGGAGGCTGATCATAGCAACTCCGCCGTTTCGGTTGCCGGACACGGTGGTGGTAATAAGGACAATGAGGAGAAGGCCATCACCAGCTACTGGGGGGTGGGACCGAACAAGATTACCAAGGAAGACGGTACAGAATGGAAATGGAATTGCTTCAGA CCATGGGAGACGTACAAGGCCGACACCTCGATAGATCTCCAGAAGCATCATGTGCCTACAACTTTGCTGGACAAAATGGCCTACTGGACTGTCAAGTCTCTCCGATGGCCTACGGACCTATTCTTCCAG AGGCGATATGGGTGCAGGGCAATGATGCTGGAGACAGTGGCAGCAGTGCCTGGAATGGTAGGAGGGATGCTGCTGCACTGCAAATCGCTTAGGCGATTCGAGCACAGTGGCGGCTGGATCAAAGCACTTCTAGAAGAAGCCGAGAACGAGCGTATGCACCTCATGACCTTCATGGAAGTCGCCAAGCCCCGGTGGTACGAGCGTGCACTTGTATTTGCTGTTCAAGGTGTTTTCTTCAATGCGTACTTCTTGGGATATATGATTTCACCCAAGTTTGCTCATAGAATGGTTGGATATCTTGAGGAGGAAGCAATTCACTCATATACCGAGTTCCTCAAGGAATTAGACAAAGGTAACATTGAGAATGTTCCAGCTCCAGCTATTGCTATTGATTATTGGCAGCTACCTTCCAATTCCACCTTGAGAGATGTTGTTACAGTTGTTAGGGCAGACGAGGCTCACCACCGAGATGTCAATCACTTCGCTTCG GACATACATTATAATGGACGTGAACTGAAGGAATCTCCAGCTCCAATTGGTTACCATTGA